A segment of the Candidatus Sumerlaea chitinivorans genome:
AGGTTCGTCAGCACTGGCCATTTTTGCGTGACCGCCGGATTGACGCCTACGACAAAATCACTTCTCGCTTTTGCGATTAAAGAATTTCCATTGCTGGCTCCTCAGCACTTACGCTTCGCCGAGATAGAGCTTTTTGACCATGTCGTTTGCCAGCAACTCGGCCCCAGTCCCTGACAGAGTAATTTCTCCCGTCGCAATTACATAGCCACGATGCGCGATGGTCAGGGCCATGTGGGCGTTTTGCTCCACGAGGAGGACAGTAGTTCCTCGTCGGTTGATTTCTTGGATAATCTCGAAAATTTGGCCAACGAGCTTCGGTGCCAGGCCGAGCGAAGGTTCATCAAGCAAGAGGATCTGCGGGCGTGACATCAATCCGCGCGCGATTGCACACATCTGTTGCTCACCCCCCGAGAGGCTTCCCGCACGCTGGTTTGCGCGTTGGCGCAGAATGGGAAATAGCTGGTACATTTCCTCCATGTCCGCTCGAATGGCTTCGCTGTCAGTTCTCAAAAACGCGCCCATCTCAAGGTTTTCGCGGACCGTAAGCTCGGGAAAAAGTCGACGTCCTTCCGGCACATGGGCAATTCCTAATCGGGCAATGTCTGGGGTGTCCATTCTGCTAATGTCGCTTCCATCGAAAAGGATTGTTCCCCGTCGCACCCGCACCACACCACAGATGGTGTTGAGGGTCGTTGTTTTGCCAGCGCCGTTGGACCCGATAAGAGTCACGATCTCGCCACGGTGCACCTCCATACTTATGCCTTTCAGGATCCGAAGCGCACCGTAACCAGATTCAACATTTGCGAGGGATAGGACGGGCACAGTCATTCGCAAGCGCCTCCCCCGGCGTGTGCCACTGCAACCGTTTCCCCCAAGTATGCTTCAATAACTTTCGGATGGTTCTGGATCTCCGCTGGTTTCCCGCTGGCAATCAGCATCCCTTCGTCCAAAACATAAATCCAATCTGAAATGCTCATGACCACGCGCATATCATGCTCGATGAGAAAAACGGTGATCCCACGTTCGAGGATTTTGCGCAAGAGCTCCATGAGCTCCTGCGATTCGGTCGGATTCATCCCCGCAGCTGGTTCGTCGAGAAGAAGAAGGGACGGACCGGTTGCTAATGCACGGGCAATTTCCAGCCGGCGCTGCAGTCCATAGGGCAAGCTTCCGGCCAGTTCCTCCGCTCGGCCAGCCAGTCCGCAAAACTCGAGGAATCGAAGGGCAGCACTTTCCGCCTCTCGCTCTTCGCGCCGTGCCGACGGCGGCCTGAGTATGGCTCCCCATAACCCGGACTTCATACGCGGGTGAAGGCCAATTTTGACATTTTCAAGGGCGGTGAGATTGCTAAAAAGACGAATATTTTGAAAAGTTCGCGCAATGCCGAGGGAGGCTATCTGATCGGGGCGCAGCCGCTCAATTCGGTGCGGCTGATTGTCACGAGCCCAGAAGACAATCTTGCCAGCATCTGGAGGAATGCAGCCGGTGAGGGCGTTGAAAAGCGTGGTCTTGCCGGCGCCATTCGGACCAATTAAACTGGTGATCCAACCGCGAATCAGACGAATGGATGCGCCTTGGACCGCGTGTACACCGCCAAATGATTTTTCGACGTCAACCGCTTCCAGAATCGCGTCTCCGGCGGGTAAACGAAGTTCTGGATCCTGCTGTCTTGCGTCTTGTTGAATCATTTACACCTCAATCCACATTCACCGGACAATTGTTACAGAGGAAAGACTCTCACCATGTGTCTGTTCCCCCTATTCCAAGACGAGCCAGGATTGCAACTCTTCACTTTGTGAGTTCAGCGGGCTTCTCGCGCTTCCTCGATGGTGAACGTAACTCGCATTTTCTGGCCGCCTCGGTCGACAATGCACGTGACGGTGCTACCAACCTGCAAGCTACTCAAATAGAGCGATAAATCGTCGGCACTGCGCACTGGCTGTCCATCGACTTCCACAATGATGTCCCCAACCCGTAGTCCTCCCCGATAGGCCGGCCCGTTGCGCTGAATTTCGGAGACCACAGCCCCTTCCTTTGACCGGGCGCCAAGAATTCGTGCGATGCGGGCATTTGCATTTTGCACACGAAAATCTACGAACTTCGGCCGGATGCGCCCATATTTGCGCACTTCTTCGACCAAGCCTTTCACTCGATTGATCGGGATCGCAAATCCAATTCCGATGGACCCGCCCGTGCGCGAGACAATGAACGTATTGATGCCAATCACTTCGCCCGCCGCGTTCACCAGTGCTCCCCCACTGTTGCCGGGATTGATGGCCGCGTCGGTCTGAATCATGTCCTGATACACTTTTGGCGAGGGACCAGCAGAACGAAAGCTTCGTTTCAGAGCACTCACTACCCCCACGGTAACGGTGGGATGTGGATCGCCAATCAGATTCCCGAAAGGATTCCCCATCGCCAAAACCCATTCGCCCACCATAAGATCATCGCTATCGCCCAGCTTGGCTGCCGGGAGGTTGGTCGCGTTCGCCTTCAGCAACGCAAGATCAACGATAGAGTCCGCAGCGACGACGCTCACCGGCAGCTCACGCCCATCACTGAGCGTGACGAATACATCTTCCGCATTCTCAATGACGTGATAATTCGTTACGATCAAGCCATCGGAAGAAATGATCACCCCTGAGCCCAAGTAGGGTATCTTCTCTTGGTAGGGGAAGATTGCGTAATCGTGAAAGAAATCGAAAAATGGACTCACGACGTACGAGGTCCGCGAGGCGCCCACACTCACGATTGCAGGGGAAACCTTCTCTGCGGCTTCGACAATCTCCGTGCGCCGACTCTCTGTGCGTGAGGCTTGGGGAGGGGCCGCATGCACGGAGTCAATGATCACTCCCCGGGATCGGTGCCCCCCAATCTGATAGCCGATAAGAAACACAGCCAACAACAGAGTTAGTGATACAAACAAGCGGATTAGCTGCCGAGGTGCACGCATCTTTCGTCACTCCTTGCCTTGAGGCCTTACCGAAACACGCCTCTGGTCATTTTCACGTCACCCAATCTTGAGAGCAAAGTGTGCGCCAACAAGTTTCATAGCGTTCGTGACTCTGCACAGACCAAATTCGTTTGGAGCCATTTTGTTTTGCAGTCTAACTGCCTTGCTCTCCCATCCTTGGCAGCAAAACAATAGTCCGTATCTCGAACACAGCTCCATGATGAAACTTGACCCTGCAATAAGTGGCATTCCAGTCTCAGCATAAATATTACAACTGCAAAGGAATCCTAAGATGCCTAAGATTCGCATTGGCGTGGTCGGAGTCGGTTCCATTGGTGATGTCCATCTTGCAGGTTATGCAGCTCATCCGTCCCTTGCGACGATTCAGGCGATCTGCGATGTGAATCGCACGCGTTTGGACGCCATGGGAGAAAAGTACGGTGTGGCCCCGGAACACCGTTACACAAAGTTTGAGCACATGCTCGAAAGAGAGGAATTGGACTGCCTCTCTGTGTGCACACCGAACTGCTTTCATTATCCTTACGCGGCGGCCGCCCTTGAACGCGGCATCGCGACGCTGATCGAGAAGCCGATCACGATTCGGCTGGAGGATGCTCAGCATCTTGCAAAAATCGCTGCCCGAAGTGGGGCGAAAGCAATGGTTGCGTTCTCGCACCGATTCATTGGCATGAACATTGCCGCCAAAAGAGTTCTGGAATCAGGTGGCATCGGAAAACCTTTTATGATTCGGGTGCGTTATGCCCATCGTGGGCCATATCCGGGGTGGGCACAAGGCGACTGGTTTTACCGCCGCAAGTTAGCAGGGGGCGGCGCGCTGCTCGACATGGGGATCCATGCAATTGACATCTGTCATTATCTCATCGGGCCCATAACGTCTGTCAGCGCCGAAGTAAAGACGTTGCGCAAAGACATTGAGGTGGACGACAATGCGGTGCTCATTGTGGACTTCGGCCCTGCACGCTGCCTTGGCTATATCGAGTGCGGCTGGACAAGCCCACCAGGATTTTCCGGAATCGAAATCTATGGGGACGAAGGCACACTCATTCTCGACTTAGTGAACGGGCCGAAGTGGATCCGAGGGGTTACGCGCCCAGATGGCACCATTCGCACCGAGTTGCGGAGCCTACCTGTGCCGAAAGGTCCTTCGCACTGGCCTTTCCAAATGGACTGCTGGGTTAAATACGTTGCGGGCAAACGGGTCCCTGTCGCACTCCCACAAATTCAGGACGGGGTGCGTAGCCTTGCAGTAGCCCTTGCAGCCATGGAATCCTCGAAAACGGGTAAACGGATTCGCATTGCGAAAGTGAAGTGATTGAAGTCGGCAGCCTTGCACTTTGGCCCTACGCCAGTCACGATTCGCTGACGCTGGCGTAGGGCTGAAACTTCGGCTTCGAAGCAATTACTTGCTGGTTTCGTCTTTTTCTCGATCTTTCACAAAGGCCTTTTTGTCGTAGATGACTTTGTCGATAAGCCCGTATTCCACTGCTTCTTCTGCGCTGAGGAAGAAATCCCGTTCGCTGTCGGCTTGAATTCGCTCAATGGGTTGGCCAGTGTGTTTTGCCAGTATTTCGTTTAGCCGCTCACGAATGCGCAGAATCTCTTTAGCTGCAATGTGAATATCGGTGGCTTGGCCCTGTGCTCCGCCAGAGGGCTGATGGATCATGATGCGCGAGTTCGGAAGAGCGAAGCGCTTTCCCTTGGCTCCGGCTGCAAGCAGAATGGCACCCATGGACGCAGCTTGGCCAAGGCAGATTGTTGTGATTTGCGGGGTAATGTACTGCATCGTGTCATAGATCGCGAGGCCAGAACTCACAATCCCGCCCGGCGAATTGATATAGAGGTTGATGTCCTTGTCGGGATCCTCGCTCTCCAAGAAGAGCATTTGAGCGATTACGCTGTTCGCAACATGATCGTCGATAGGAGACCCGATGAAAATGATGCGATCCCGAAGGAGGCGGGAATAAATGTCATACGCCCGCTCCCCCCGCTCACTTTGCTCAATCACATACGGAATGTAGTAACTCATTCGCTCCCTCAATCTCGAACTCGAAGTGGGCTCGGATAGTACTGCCCCACTTCCGCGCAACACAAGTACGTGGCGACCGTACTGACTATTCGGCGCCTAACGAAAATGCTAAGCGATGTCGACGAAATAGCCGCAAATAGTTATTAGTTGGGCACTTTTTGGATGGGCAATCGCGAGCGTGCAGATTAGAGACGGCTTGGCGCGGAAGAGGCGGTTTACCTGGTGGCCCCCCCTTCGAATCCGCGTCCTCGGAAGCATGTACGGAGCGAAAACCATTTGAAAATTTCTACCGGATACTTGAGCTCTCGAGAATAGAGAAATATGCGCTCCACGTGTGAAGAAAGTTTTGCAGACTGCATAGTAAATGCGGATTTCTCAGGAGGTAATTGGTAATGGCAGTGAAAATTCGGCTGGCGCGTGCCGGTCGCAAGAAAGCTCCAGCTTATCGAGTCGTAGTTGCAGATTCGCGGAAAGCGCGCGACGGTCGGTTTATTGAGATTCTGGGATACTACCAACCTTTGGCTGATCCGCCCAAGATGTCGGTGGATGCTGAGAAAGCAGTGGATTGGCTCATGAAAGGCGCAATTCCGTCGGAAACTGTGCGCTCGATATTCCGGAAGCTCGGCATTCTGAAGCGCTTCCA
Coding sequences within it:
- a CDS encoding Branched-chain amino acid transport ATP-binding protein LivF; this encodes MTVPVLSLANVESGYGALRILKGISMEVHRGEIVTLIGSNGAGKTTTLNTICGVVRVRRGTILFDGSDISRMDTPDIARLGIAHVPEGRRLFPELTVRENLEMGAFLRTDSEAIRADMEEMYQLFPILRQRANQRAGSLSGGEQQMCAIARGLMSRPQILLLDEPSLGLAPKLVGQIFEIIQEINRRGTTVLLVEQNAHMALTIAHRGYVIATGEITLSGTGAELLANDMVKKLYLGEA
- a CDS encoding Branched-chain amino acid transport ATP-binding protein LivG; translation: MIQQDARQQDPELRLPAGDAILEAVDVEKSFGGVHAVQGASIRLIRGWITSLIGPNGAGKTTLFNALTGCIPPDAGKIVFWARDNQPHRIERLRPDQIASLGIARTFQNIRLFSNLTALENVKIGLHPRMKSGLWGAILRPPSARREEREAESAALRFLEFCGLAGRAEELAGSLPYGLQRRLEIARALATGPSLLLLDEPAAGMNPTESQELMELLRKILERGITVFLIEHDMRVVMSISDWIYVLDEGMLIASGKPAEIQNHPKVIEAYLGETVAVAHAGGGACE
- a CDS encoding HtrA protease/chaperone protein is translated as MRAPRQLIRLFVSLTLLLAVFLIGYQIGGHRSRGVIIDSVHAAPPQASRTESRRTEIVEAAEKVSPAIVSVGASRTSYVVSPFFDFFHDYAIFPYQEKIPYLGSGVIISSDGLIVTNYHVIENAEDVFVTLSDGRELPVSVVAADSIVDLALLKANATNLPAAKLGDSDDLMVGEWVLAMGNPFGNLIGDPHPTVTVGVVSALKRSFRSAGPSPKVYQDMIQTDAAINPGNSGGALVNAAGEVIGINTFIVSRTGGSIGIGFAIPINRVKGLVEEVRKYGRIRPKFVDFRVQNANARIARILGARSKEGAVVSEIQRNGPAYRGGLRVGDIIVEVDGQPVRSADDLSLYLSSLQVGSTVTCIVDRGGQKMRVTFTIEEAREAR
- a CDS encoding oxidoreductase domain protein, whose translation is MPKIRIGVVGVGSIGDVHLAGYAAHPSLATIQAICDVNRTRLDAMGEKYGVAPEHRYTKFEHMLEREELDCLSVCTPNCFHYPYAAAALERGIATLIEKPITIRLEDAQHLAKIAARSGAKAMVAFSHRFIGMNIAAKRVLESGGIGKPFMIRVRYAHRGPYPGWAQGDWFYRRKLAGGGALLDMGIHAIDICHYLIGPITSVSAEVKTLRKDIEVDDNAVLIVDFGPARCLGYIECGWTSPPGFSGIEIYGDEGTLILDLVNGPKWIRGVTRPDGTIRTELRSLPVPKGPSHWPFQMDCWVKYVAGKRVPVALPQIQDGVRSLAVALAAMESSKTGKRIRIAKVK
- a CDS encoding ATP-dependent Clp protease proteolytic subunit, which produces MSYYIPYVIEQSERGERAYDIYSRLLRDRIIFIGSPIDDHVANSVIAQMLFLESEDPDKDINLYINSPGGIVSSGLAIYDTMQYITPQITTICLGQAASMGAILLAAGAKGKRFALPNSRIMIHQPSGGAQGQATDIHIAAKEILRIRERLNEILAKHTGQPIERIQADSERDFFLSAEEAVEYGLIDKVIYDKKAFVKDREKDETSK
- a CDS encoding SSU ribosomal protein S16p, yielding MAVKIRLARAGRKKAPAYRVVVADSRKARDGRFIEILGYYQPLADPPKMSVDAEKAVDWLMKGAIPSETVRSIFRKLGILKRFHEARKPAPKQAAA